One region of Enterobacter ludwigii genomic DNA includes:
- a CDS encoding IS5 family transposase, whose amino-acid sequence MSHQLTFADSEFSSKRRQTRKEIFLSRMEQILPWQNMVEVIEPFYPKAGNGRRPYPLETMLRIHCMQHWYNLSDGAMEDALYEIASMRLFARLSLDSALPDRTTIMNFRHLLEQHQLARQLFKTINRWLAEAGVMMTQGTLVDATIIEAPSSTKNKEQQRDPEMHQTKKGNQWHFGMKAHIGVDAKSGLTHSLVTTAANEHDLNQLGNLLHGEEQFVSADAGYQGAPQREELAEVDVDWLIAERPGRVKTLKQHPRKNKTAINIEYMKASIRARVEHPFRIIKRQFGFVKARYKGLLKNDNQLAMLFTLANLFRVDQMIRQRERSQ is encoded by the coding sequence ATGAGTCATCAACTTACCTTCGCCGACAGTGAATTCAGCAGTAAGCGCCGTCAGACCAGAAAAGAGATTTTCTTGTCCCGCATGGAGCAGATTCTGCCATGGCAAAACATGGTGGAAGTCATCGAGCCGTTTTACCCCAAGGCTGGTAATGGCCGGCGACCTTATCCGCTGGAAACCATGCTACGCATTCACTGCATGCAGCATTGGTACAACCTGAGCGATGGCGCGATGGAAGATGCTCTGTACGAAATCGCCTCCATGCGCCTGTTTGCCCGATTATCCCTGGATAGCGCCCTGCCGGATCGCACCACCATCATGAATTTCCGCCACCTGCTCGAGCAGCATCAACTGGCCCGTCAATTGTTCAAGACCATCAATCGCTGGCTGGCCGAAGCAGGCGTCATGATGACCCAAGGCACTTTGGTGGATGCCACCATCATTGAGGCACCCAGCTCTACCAAGAACAAAGAGCAGCAACGCGATCCGGAGATGCATCAGACCAAGAAAGGCAATCAGTGGCACTTTGGCATGAAGGCCCACATTGGTGTCGATGCCAAGAGTGGCCTGACCCACAGCCTAGTCACCACCGCGGCCAACGAGCATGACCTCAATCAGCTGGGTAATCTGCTTCATGGAGAGGAGCAATTTGTCTCAGCCGATGCCGGCTACCAAGGAGCGCCACAGCGCGAGGAGCTGGCCGAGGTGGATGTGGACTGGCTGATCGCCGAGCGTCCCGGCAGGGTAAAAACCTTGAAGCAGCATCCGCGCAAGAACAAAACGGCCATCAACATCGAATACATGAAAGCCAGCATCCGTGCCAGGGTGGAGCACCCGTTTCGCATCATCAAGCGGCAGTTCGGCTTCGTGAAAGCCAGATACAAGGGGCTGCTGAAAAACGATAACCAACTGGCGATGTTATTCACCCTGGCCAACCTGTTTCGAGTGGACCAAATGATACGTCAGAGGGAGAGATCTCAGTAA
- a CDS encoding VENN motif pre-toxin domain-containing protein, giving the protein MYQTFYNEAFNQSGMGSGQSTQRAITAATAAVQALAGGDIKAAIAGASAPYIANAIANAIPDTDLKGRVLAHAVVNAALAAASGRDAASAAAGAAVGELVGKIAVDKLAGKIAVDGFGKPVSELSEEDKQTVSALATLASGLAGGLVGDSSANAVAAAQAGKTTVENNTLSPGHDEEKIEKEHGNFPLKVYPINPLKMGVVDDDGIVQGAGGKVIIINESKYPESAKHIEDAQAAGQPAILTIDRGGAAQRRRESLKDTPPVKGMDRDEYPPAMFKEGGTGASVRPITPSDNRGAGACIGAQCRNLPDGTSVTIKTDGDIKK; this is encoded by the coding sequence ATGTACCAGACCTTCTATAACGAAGCGTTTAACCAGTCTGGTATGGGTTCGGGGCAGAGCACCCAGCGGGCCATCACGGCAGCAACGGCAGCGGTTCAGGCGCTGGCAGGTGGAGACATTAAAGCCGCGATTGCGGGCGCTTCCGCGCCGTATATTGCCAATGCCATCGCGAATGCCATTCCGGATACGGACCTTAAGGGACGTGTGCTGGCCCATGCGGTCGTCAACGCCGCGCTTGCAGCGGCTTCCGGCAGAGATGCGGCGTCCGCTGCAGCGGGTGCGGCGGTGGGTGAGCTTGTCGGTAAAATTGCGGTAGACAAGCTGGCCGGTAAGATTGCGGTTGATGGTTTTGGCAAACCGGTCAGCGAACTGAGCGAGGAAGATAAACAGACGGTATCAGCGCTGGCGACACTGGCCTCTGGTCTGGCTGGCGGGCTTGTCGGAGACAGCAGCGCGAACGCGGTAGCAGCGGCTCAGGCGGGCAAGACGACGGTTGAGAATAACACGCTGAGTCCTGGCCATGATGAAGAGAAAATTGAGAAAGAACACGGCAATTTCCCATTAAAAGTTTATCCAATTAATCCTCTGAAAATGGGGGTGGTAGATGATGATGGTATCGTCCAGGGGGCCGGAGGTAAGGTAATAATTATTAATGAATCGAAGTACCCCGAATCTGCTAAGCATATTGAAGATGCTCAGGCTGCAGGGCAGCCAGCTATTTTAACTATTGATCGTGGCGGTGCAGCTCAGAGACGGCGGGAGTCATTAAAGGATACACCCCCAGTGAAAGGTATGGATAGAGATGAATATCCGCCGGCAATGTTTAAAGAAGGTGGCACCGGCGCTTCGGTTAGGCCCATCACACCTTCTGATAATCGTGGTGCTGGTGCTTGTATTGGTGCACAATGCCGAAATTTACCAGATGGTACATCTGTAACTATAAAGACAGATGGGGATATTAAGAAATGA
- a CDS encoding SMI1/KNR4 family protein encodes MKKLLSISGDELSSNQSVKDCSVLFNSPIAAQLDELLREKNGFYGFESALHVFPYETTDKEIGLLDWNEKELWISAYEDMALDALYFAEDIFGGQFCLKDDGVYYFDPETANVDKLANTINEWIKLILSDYRVITGYPLAHSWQLINGPIPPGCRLVPKIPFIAGGLYELSNLYMCTSHESLKIRANIALQVRDIPDGSNIQIIISDE; translated from the coding sequence ATGAAAAAATTACTATCTATTAGTGGTGATGAATTATCATCAAATCAATCGGTTAAGGATTGCTCTGTATTGTTCAACTCACCAATCGCAGCTCAATTAGATGAGTTGTTGAGGGAAAAAAATGGGTTTTATGGTTTTGAGTCAGCATTACACGTTTTCCCTTATGAAACGACAGATAAAGAGATAGGGTTGCTGGACTGGAATGAAAAGGAGTTATGGATTTCCGCTTATGAAGATATGGCTTTAGATGCATTGTATTTTGCAGAGGATATCTTTGGTGGACAATTTTGTTTAAAAGATGATGGTGTTTATTATTTCGATCCAGAAACGGCAAATGTAGATAAATTAGCTAATACCATAAATGAGTGGATTAAGTTAATTCTATCAGATTATAGGGTTATAACTGGTTATCCTTTGGCACATTCATGGCAATTGATTAATGGTCCCATTCCTCCAGGATGTCGTTTAGTACCAAAAATCCCATTTATAGCAGGCGGATTATATGAACTTAGCAATCTATACATGTGTACCTCACATGAATCATTGAAAATAAGAGCAAATATTGCATTGCAGGTTCGAGATATTCCTGATGGTAGCAATATCCAGATAATTATTAGCGATGAATAA
- a CDS encoding AAA family ATPase: protein MINTLHIQNYRSIRDMSLELEQLNIVFGPNGTGKSNIYKAIHLMHSAAQGQFSQALANEGGILKVFWAGKTRSDQLRRMNLAVETETYEYELQVGFVEKLPYPSQFQLDPVIKEESIWLSGQHRRPSSQLMKRKNQAVFLNNVHHEKVTHSGTLYENESVFGQLGEPHLYPEVSQMRESLRNWRFYHEFSVSSGSAMRAPQVGFRSPVLASDGSNLAAAFQTIVEIGDELLLMRILDQAFPGCVFYSDNTGGRFRMMMQREGLSRPLEPAEFSDGTLRFLCLAVALLSPRPPAFIALNEPENSLHPQMLPALASLIAEASRYSQIWLTSHSPELATLIEKQRSFSLYQLSMVEGETRVERLG, encoded by the coding sequence GTGATCAACACCCTGCACATTCAAAACTACCGATCCATCCGCGACATGTCGCTGGAGCTGGAGCAGCTCAATATCGTCTTCGGGCCGAACGGCACCGGAAAATCGAATATCTACAAGGCGATACACCTGATGCACAGCGCCGCGCAGGGGCAGTTTTCCCAGGCGCTGGCGAATGAAGGTGGAATTTTGAAAGTATTCTGGGCAGGCAAAACCCGCAGCGACCAGCTGCGGCGGATGAATCTGGCGGTGGAAACAGAGACCTACGAATACGAGCTGCAGGTCGGGTTTGTGGAGAAGCTGCCCTATCCCTCGCAGTTTCAGCTCGATCCGGTGATCAAAGAAGAGTCCATCTGGCTGAGCGGCCAGCACCGTCGTCCTTCGTCACAGCTGATGAAGCGTAAGAACCAGGCAGTGTTTCTGAACAACGTGCATCACGAGAAAGTGACCCACAGCGGCACGCTGTACGAGAACGAATCGGTATTCGGACAGCTCGGCGAACCGCATCTTTACCCGGAGGTTTCGCAGATGCGCGAGTCCCTGCGTAACTGGCGCTTTTATCATGAGTTTTCCGTCTCATCCGGCTCGGCGATGCGGGCTCCGCAGGTCGGTTTCCGCTCCCCGGTGCTCGCCAGCGATGGCTCAAATCTGGCCGCAGCGTTTCAGACCATTGTCGAGATTGGCGACGAATTGCTGCTGATGCGCATTCTCGACCAGGCATTTCCTGGCTGCGTATTTTACAGCGACAACACCGGCGGACGTTTCCGCATGATGATGCAGCGGGAAGGTCTGAGCAGGCCGCTGGAACCGGCGGAGTTTTCCGACGGCACCCTGCGTTTCCTGTGCCTGGCGGTGGCGCTATTAAGCCCGCGACCGCCAGCGTTTATCGCGTTGAACGAACCGGAAAACAGCCTGCACCCGCAGATGCTGCCAGCCCTGGCGAGCTTAATCGCCGAAGCCAGCCGCTACTCGCAGATCTGGCTCACCAGCCACTCGCCGGAGCTGGCGACGTTAATTGAGAAGCAGCGATCGTTTTCGCTGTATCAGCTGTCGATGGTGGAGGGGGAGACTAGGGTGGAGAGGCTGGGGTAA
- a CDS encoding DUF523 and DUF1722 domain-containing protein gives MTKKPVLGISGCLTGSAVRFDGGHKRMGFVMDELAQWVSFKPVCPEMAIGLPTPRPAIRLTLTESCETQLRFSKPPHDNLTQKMADFTTDYLSKIGDLAGFIVCAKSPSCGMERVRLYDENGNRGRKEGVGLFTAALLETWPWLPVEEDGRLHDPVLRENFVERVFALHELNTLRRNGLTRRALLDFHSRYKLQLLAHHQAGYREIGPFVASLHEWEDLDAFFVAYREKLMTILKKPASRKNHTNVLMHIQGYFRNQLNTRQRGELRDVILHYRNGQLPILAPITLLKHYLAEYPDRYLMTQNYFDPYPDDLGLRLAVK, from the coding sequence ATGACAAAAAAACCTGTGCTGGGTATTAGCGGATGTTTGACCGGTTCCGCCGTTCGCTTTGACGGCGGGCATAAACGTATGGGTTTTGTCATGGACGAACTGGCCCAGTGGGTAAGCTTCAAGCCGGTCTGCCCTGAAATGGCGATTGGGCTGCCTACGCCACGCCCTGCCATTCGTTTAACGCTGACAGAAAGCTGTGAAACGCAGCTGCGCTTCAGCAAGCCACCTCATGACAATCTCACGCAGAAAATGGCTGACTTTACGACAGATTATCTGTCGAAAATCGGCGATCTGGCGGGGTTCATTGTCTGTGCAAAATCCCCAAGCTGCGGCATGGAACGCGTGCGGCTGTATGACGAAAACGGCAACCGGGGCCGCAAGGAGGGCGTCGGGCTGTTCACCGCCGCGCTCCTTGAAACCTGGCCGTGGCTGCCCGTGGAAGAGGATGGACGGCTGCACGACCCGGTTCTGCGGGAAAACTTTGTCGAACGTGTTTTTGCCCTGCACGAACTGAACACGCTGCGTAGAAATGGCCTCACGCGCCGCGCGCTGCTGGACTTCCACAGCCGTTACAAACTCCAGCTGCTGGCGCACCATCAGGCGGGTTACCGTGAAATCGGCCCGTTCGTTGCCTCGCTGCACGAGTGGGAAGACCTGGACGCCTTCTTCGTGGCGTACCGGGAAAAGCTGATGACCATCCTGAAAAAACCCGCTTCGCGTAAGAATCACACCAACGTGCTGATGCATATTCAGGGGTATTTTCGTAACCAGCTGAACACCCGCCAGCGAGGCGAGCTGCGCGACGTAATCCTGCACTATCGCAACGGACAGTTGCCTATTCTCGCCCCGATAACGCTGCTGAAGCATTACCTGGCCGAATACCCCGACCGGTATCTGATGACGCAAAACTACTTTGATCCCTATCCTGATGATTTGGGTCTGCGTCTGGCAGTCAAGTGA
- the uraH gene encoding hydroxyisourate hydrolase yields the protein MKKTAPLLMLTTLAFAPAVFSAPVGTLSVHVLDQQTGMPPSDVTVTLEKQQQDKWTQVASGKTDHDGRIKSLYPQDQDMQPGVYKVTFKTADYFHGKKLDSFFPEIPVLFTVTRTNEKLHIPLLLSQYGYSTYKGS from the coding sequence ATGAAAAAAACCGCCCCTTTGCTGATGCTGACCACCCTGGCCTTTGCTCCGGCTGTATTTAGTGCCCCTGTCGGCACGCTGAGTGTACACGTTCTTGACCAGCAAACCGGGATGCCGCCATCCGACGTTACCGTCACGCTGGAAAAACAGCAGCAGGACAAATGGACCCAGGTTGCCAGCGGTAAAACCGACCACGACGGACGTATCAAATCGCTTTATCCGCAGGATCAGGATATGCAGCCTGGCGTGTATAAAGTGACCTTCAAAACCGCAGATTACTTCCACGGCAAAAAGCTGGACTCCTTCTTCCCGGAGATCCCGGTGCTGTTTACCGTGACCCGCACCAACGAAAAACTGCACATCCCACTCCTGCTGAGCCAGTACGGTTACTCGACCTACAAGGGAAGTTAA
- a CDS encoding MerR family transcriptional regulator, which produces MAYSIGEFARLSGITATTLRAWQRRYGLLKPQRTDGGHRQYSDEDVQQALKILDWVKKGVPIGQVKPLLERPTPGRTNNWQTLQQNMLQRLQDGKVESLRQMIYDAGREYPRPELVANVLRPLRSQVSANVAAAMTLREILDGIIIAYTSFCLEGDKKAPGDNILLSGWHLNDPCEIWLEALTRTGQGHRIDILPSPPAALAPEIFPDRKWLLVTSGKLTAARKKQVEQWQQQVSLEVIIL; this is translated from the coding sequence ATGGCTTACTCCATCGGCGAATTCGCCAGACTCAGCGGCATCACCGCCACCACGCTGCGGGCGTGGCAGCGTCGCTATGGTTTACTCAAGCCGCAGCGCACGGATGGCGGTCACCGCCAGTACAGCGATGAAGACGTCCAGCAGGCGCTAAAAATCCTCGACTGGGTAAAAAAAGGGGTCCCGATTGGCCAGGTCAAACCCCTGCTGGAACGCCCGACACCGGGTCGGACCAATAACTGGCAAACCCTGCAACAGAACATGCTGCAACGCCTGCAGGACGGTAAAGTCGAGTCCCTGCGCCAGATGATTTACGATGCCGGACGCGAATACCCTCGGCCAGAGCTGGTCGCGAACGTACTGCGCCCCTTGCGTAGTCAGGTCTCCGCTAACGTCGCTGCTGCCATGACCCTGCGTGAAATCCTCGATGGCATCATCATCGCCTACACCTCGTTTTGTCTCGAGGGAGATAAAAAAGCGCCTGGCGATAATATTCTGCTCAGTGGCTGGCATCTGAATGACCCGTGCGAGATCTGGCTCGAAGCCTTAACGCGCACCGGGCAAGGTCACCGGATCGACATTCTGCCCTCGCCTCCTGCCGCGCTGGCACCGGAAATATTCCCGGATCGTAAATGGCTTCTGGTCACCAGCGGTAAACTCACCGCTGCACGGAAAAAGCAGGTGGAGCAGTGGCAGCAGCAGGTATCGCTTGAAGTGATTATCCTCTGA
- a CDS encoding lipocalin family protein: protein MKVWPVVTGVAIALTLVACKSPTPPKGVQPISGFDASRYLGKWYEIARLENRFERGLEQVTATYGKRSDDGISVLNRGYDPVKKTWNESEGKAYFTGEPTTAALKVSFFGPFYGGYNVIKLDDKYQYALVSGPNRDYLWILSRTPTIPDAVKQDYLNTARGLGFRVDQLVWVKQ, encoded by the coding sequence ATGAAGGTATGGCCTGTTGTGACCGGTGTCGCCATCGCTCTGACACTGGTCGCCTGTAAATCTCCTACGCCGCCGAAAGGCGTACAGCCCATTTCAGGCTTTGATGCCAGCCGCTATCTCGGCAAATGGTACGAAATCGCTCGCCTGGAAAACCGCTTTGAACGCGGGCTGGAGCAGGTGACTGCCACCTACGGCAAACGCAGTGACGACGGCATTAGCGTGCTAAACCGGGGTTATGACCCGGTGAAGAAGACGTGGAATGAGAGCGAAGGCAAAGCGTATTTTACCGGTGAACCGACCACGGCGGCGCTGAAGGTGTCGTTCTTCGGCCCGTTCTACGGCGGCTATAACGTGATCAAGCTGGACGATAAGTACCAGTACGCGCTGGTGAGCGGCCCGAACCGCGATTACCTGTGGATTTTGTCGCGTACCCCGACAATCCCGGATGCCGTGAAACAGGATTACCTGAATACCGCGCGCGGTTTGGGTTTTCGTGTTGATCAACTGGTGTGGGTGAAGCAGTGA
- a CDS encoding class I SAM-dependent methyltransferase, with protein sequence MNWQPFRGDAPENMTIFSASFPDVSDQWPMKDDAAREIAALDRALKAEPALRPPLIEYEEGGQAVLVPQNRYSEQAFRNRPALTAWRTRLVPSALALFVVQNPLEDRLPDGTKMDSDSRQWFIHANDAVGVRSRAKVLAALVEKYIHNESENNWVSLASGAAIPVLEALREAKLDGQQVFLTLVDKDPVALSWAETMAAQEGIVVGEQLTLLRRNLLHTLIRNEDLLLELGEQQAELVDALGIFEYFNDTDAVIFLQRALRLVKPGGAVIVSNMLISSPQIDFVLRGIGWEDIHPRSLQQLQDIHLAAGVPVENVTVVVPKDGVYAVMEIRS encoded by the coding sequence ATGAACTGGCAGCCTTTTCGCGGCGACGCGCCGGAAAATATGACGATTTTCAGTGCGTCATTTCCCGATGTCAGCGACCAGTGGCCGATGAAAGACGATGCTGCCCGTGAGATCGCTGCGCTTGACCGGGCGCTGAAAGCCGAGCCAGCGCTCCGGCCCCCGCTGATTGAATACGAAGAAGGCGGGCAGGCCGTGCTTGTCCCTCAGAACCGTTATTCCGAACAGGCTTTTCGTAACCGGCCGGCGCTTACCGCGTGGCGAACGCGACTGGTGCCCTCCGCGCTGGCGTTGTTTGTGGTGCAAAACCCGCTGGAAGACCGTCTGCCTGACGGTACAAAAATGGACAGCGACAGCCGCCAGTGGTTTATCCACGCTAACGATGCGGTTGGCGTGCGCTCCCGTGCCAAAGTACTGGCCGCGCTGGTGGAAAAGTACATTCATAACGAAAGTGAGAACAACTGGGTCAGCCTGGCGAGTGGGGCCGCTATTCCGGTGCTTGAGGCGCTGCGCGAGGCAAAGCTCGACGGTCAGCAGGTTTTTCTCACGCTGGTGGACAAAGACCCCGTGGCGCTCAGCTGGGCCGAAACCATGGCGGCGCAGGAAGGCATTGTGGTGGGCGAACAGCTTACGCTGCTCAGGCGCAATCTGCTCCATACGCTGATACGTAACGAGGACCTGCTGCTGGAGCTGGGCGAGCAGCAGGCCGAGCTTGTCGATGCACTGGGGATTTTCGAATACTTCAACGATACCGATGCGGTGATTTTCCTCCAGCGCGCGCTGCGGCTGGTAAAGCCTGGCGGAGCGGTGATTGTGTCGAACATGTTGATCAGCAGCCCGCAAATTGACTTTGTGCTGCGGGGTATCGGCTGGGAGGATATTCACCCGAGGTCGTTACAGCAGCTGCAGGATATTCACCTCGCGGCGGGCGTGCCGGTGGAAAACGTCACCGTGGTGGTACCGAAGGACGGGGTGTATGCGGTGATGGAGATTAGGAGTTAA
- a CDS encoding AAA family ATPase produces MGRNDLLIRTFPRHEPYELDCNNLGCDISTLESKDSLWGHFPFAFEISHVGENIQSLFLDMAFDSVIGYKDAQLGLARIQSILTKITGKDFGKITVSSSPYRVMVFESVGRLESLSQGEMDILVTISSIVKRQIFIYGKYTEDDKKLLGLDDFFKVPGFVLIDEVDLHLHPRAQEKYIKVLIEIFPNITFILTTHSPFVIRGLPDNSVVVSLPSGEVYKENFKAMDIDSITNIIFGYAGSFSEDVRSKLNTFKILLIDENKNIEELKNIYNALVTSESAKEEMDLLLASYSNIDVIREIK; encoded by the coding sequence TTGGGAAGAAATGACCTGCTTATTCGCACCTTCCCTAGACATGAACCGTACGAATTAGACTGCAATAATCTTGGTTGTGATATTTCTACTTTAGAAAGCAAAGACAGTCTTTGGGGGCATTTCCCATTTGCATTCGAAATTTCTCATGTTGGTGAAAATATTCAAAGCTTATTTCTTGACATGGCCTTTGATTCAGTTATTGGATACAAAGATGCCCAGTTAGGCCTTGCAAGAATTCAGAGTATATTAACTAAAATCACAGGTAAGGATTTCGGTAAAATAACAGTATCAAGCTCTCCTTATAGGGTAATGGTGTTTGAGAGTGTTGGTAGATTAGAATCTTTATCACAAGGTGAAATGGATATCCTAGTAACAATTTCCTCTATTGTTAAAAGACAGATATTTATTTATGGAAAATATACTGAAGATGACAAAAAACTATTGGGACTTGATGATTTCTTTAAGGTCCCTGGTTTTGTGTTGATTGATGAAGTTGATCTTCATTTACATCCAAGAGCTCAGGAAAAATATATTAAAGTGTTAATAGAGATATTTCCAAATATCACTTTTATTCTAACTACACATAGTCCATTTGTTATAAGGGGACTTCCAGATAACTCTGTTGTTGTTAGTCTTCCATCTGGTGAAGTTTATAAAGAAAATTTCAAGGCAATGGATATTGATAGTATAACTAACATCATTTTTGGTTATGCCGGCAGTTTCTCTGAGGATGTAAGATCAAAACTAAATACATTTAAAATTCTTTTGATTGATGAAAATAAAAATATCGAAGAGTTGAAGAATATATATAATGCCTTGGTAACTTCAGAATCTGCAAAAGAAGAAATGGACTTATTATTAGCATCTTATTCTAATATAGATGTTATAAGAGAAATAAAATAA
- a CDS encoding glycoside-pentoside-hexuronide family transporter gives MSEVLSVKEKIGYGMGDAASHIIFDNVMLYMMFFYTDIFGIPAGFVGTMFLLARALDAISDPCMGLIADRTRSRWGKFRPWILFGAIPFGIVCVLAYTTPDLSLNGKMVYAAVTYTLLTLLYTVVNIPYCALGGVITNDPTQRISLQSWRFVLATAGGMLSTVLMMPLVNLIGGDDKAFGFQGGIAVLSVVAFLMLAFCFFTTKERIQVPPSTTSMREDLRDIWQNDQWRIVGVLTILNILAVCVRGGAMMYYCTWIMGSPEVFVAFLTTYCVGNLIGSALAKPLTDWKCKVSIFWWTNAALAVVSVAMFFVPMHATVLMFAFIFVIGVLHQLVTPIQWVMMSDTVDYGEWTNGKRLTGISFAGTLFVLKLGLALGGAMIGWMLAGGGYDAAAKTQNSATISIIIGLFTLAPAICYVLSAIIAKRYYTLKTPFLTKILGELAQGARRNQQAFENLPVSKELQN, from the coding sequence ATGAGCGAAGTATTGTCAGTAAAAGAGAAGATTGGCTACGGCATGGGAGACGCCGCCAGCCACATCATTTTTGATAACGTCATGTTGTACATGATGTTTTTCTACACCGATATTTTCGGCATTCCCGCCGGGTTTGTCGGCACCATGTTCCTGCTGGCGCGCGCGCTGGATGCGATCTCCGACCCGTGCATGGGCCTGATTGCCGACCGCACCCGCAGCCGCTGGGGCAAGTTCCGTCCGTGGATTTTGTTTGGTGCCATCCCGTTCGGCATCGTCTGCGTGCTGGCCTACACCACGCCGGACCTCAGCCTCAACGGTAAAATGGTTTACGCCGCCGTTACTTACACCCTGCTGACCCTGCTCTATACCGTCGTCAACATCCCCTACTGCGCGCTGGGCGGCGTGATCACCAACGACCCGACGCAGCGTATCTCCCTCCAGTCCTGGCGCTTTGTGCTGGCGACGGCGGGCGGCATGCTCTCCACGGTGCTGATGATGCCGCTGGTAAACCTGATTGGCGGCGACGATAAAGCCTTTGGATTCCAGGGCGGTATCGCCGTGCTGTCGGTGGTCGCGTTCCTGATGCTGGCGTTTTGCTTCTTCACCACCAAAGAGCGCATTCAGGTGCCGCCGAGCACCACCTCCATGCGGGAAGACCTGCGCGACATCTGGCAAAACGACCAGTGGCGAATCGTCGGCGTGCTCACTATCCTCAACATCCTCGCCGTCTGCGTGCGCGGCGGGGCGATGATGTACTACTGCACCTGGATCATGGGTTCGCCTGAGGTGTTCGTCGCGTTCCTCACCACCTACTGCGTCGGCAACCTGATTGGCTCCGCGCTTGCCAAACCGCTCACCGACTGGAAGTGCAAGGTAAGCATCTTCTGGTGGACCAACGCCGCGCTGGCGGTGGTCAGCGTGGCGATGTTCTTCGTGCCGATGCATGCCACCGTGCTGATGTTCGCCTTTATCTTTGTCATCGGCGTGCTGCACCAGCTGGTGACGCCGATTCAGTGGGTGATGATGTCCGATACCGTCGACTACGGTGAATGGACCAACGGCAAACGCCTCACCGGCATCAGCTTTGCCGGCACGCTGTTCGTGCTGAAGCTAGGCCTTGCGCTGGGCGGGGCGATGATTGGCTGGATGCTGGCAGGCGGCGGCTACGACGCGGCAGCCAAAACCCAGAACAGCGCGACCATCAGCATCATTATCGGCCTGTTTACCCTGGCACCGGCGATCTGCTACGTGCTGAGCGCCATTATCGCCAAACGCTATTACACGCTGAAAACCCCTTTCCTGACCAAAATCCTGGGCGAACTGGCGCAGGGCGCGCGCCGCAACCAGCAGGCGTTTGAGAACCTGCCGGTCAGCAAAGAATTGCAGAACTAA